The genomic DNA CGCCAAAAATATACTGTGCAGTTCTGGTTCCGTAGTATGACCAGCTAATGATGGTGGAGAACGCAAAAAGTAGCAGGCTAATGGCCACCATATGACGCGCTAAAAAGCCGATGCCAATTTTACCCAAACCCTCCTGAAAAGCTGCAACTGTCATCCCTACCCCTTTAACGGCTCCATCTACTCGCCATACACCAGTTATAATAATAACTAACGCGGTTAGGGTACAAACTACAATGGTATCGATAAATGGTTCAAGCGAAGCCACAAACCCCTCACGCATGGGGTATGGAGTTTTTGCAGCAGCATGTGCCATAGGCGCTGAGCCCTGCCCGGCCTCATTGGAAAACAAACCCCGGCGAACCCCCCATATCATCGTCATAAAAAAGGTTGAACCCACAAAACCACCAACAGCCGCATGGCCCGTAAAAGCACTTTTTACAATCAACCATAAAGCTGAAGGTATATCGGCAAAGTGAACACCTATGACAAGAATTGCTGAACCAAAGTAGATAATAGCCATTAAAGGTACAAGCTTTGAGGTTACATTGGCAATGCGACGTAATCCACCAACTACAATTAAAAACACCAGCGCTGAAATGGCTATACCGGTGTAAAGAACAGGGATATTGTAACTAGTTTTTAAAACATCGGAGATTGAATTGGCTTGAGCCATATTACCAGTTCCTAATGAACAAAGAATCCCAGCAAAGGCAAAGAAAACAGCCAAACGCTTAGCCCAAACACCCAGCTTATCCTTAAGACCATGTTCAATGTAGTACATAGGACCGCCCGAAACAGTGCCATCGGCATTAATTTTACGGAACTTTTGCGCCAATGTACATTCAACCATTTTAAGCATCATGCCAAAGAAACCGGTTACCCAAAGCCAGAACACAGCCCCGGGCCCGCCAAAATAGATTGCAAGGGTAACTCCAACAATATTTCCGGTTCCAACAGTGGCTGAGAGCGCAGTGGTAAGAGCCTTGAAATGGCTTACATCTCCTACATCATCGTGCTTGCTGTATTTCCCTCGAACCAAGTCGATAGCATGCTTAAAATAGCTTACCTGTAAAAATTTAAGCCTGATTGAGTAGTAAATGCCGGTTGGAACAAGCAGGGCTAATATCAAGTAACCCCCAACATACTCGTTGTAAAGCTGAATAACGTAATCGAAGCTTTCCAGAAAAGAGTTCATGGTTATGGTTTGGTTTAGGTTATCGCACAAAAATAGAAAAAACAAAAACCTGTCAAAGGATAGACAGATTTATTGTTAATAAGTTTAAAAAATACCCCAGGTCAGTCAATTGAAAATATTAGTAAAATAATAGTGATTCAATATTGAAGAAACTTTCAATTCCAATTTATCCTTTAAAAATTGCAAAAAACATAGATTAACTTTTACATCAAAGTAAACTGAAAGTGCGTCAATAATATTTTTTTTTACGTCAAATTTCAAACTCAAATTTACCAAAAAATGTTTAACAGTGTGAACTTTAAAAACTATAGCTCAACCCTCCTCTAATTTGGAAACCGCCATAGTTTAAGCCGTAGTAAGTATCAGAGTAATCATTTCCACCATCATGTTCCATTACAAATTCCCATACCGGCATTACATTATACTCAAAGTTACCAAAAAGGTAAAGTTTCTTGTAAATTGGAACTGATATATCTAAATTAATGTACGCCATAAACATATTTGCCTTACCCAGCAGGAAAGTATCTGTTCCGGTAGCCGGGGGTGTATAGGTAGTTTTTTTATACAGCTCAGTTATACAATTTCCAGCGCCCATTGATAGAGACATGCGAACCGGGGTAATTTTACCTACAATTTGACCTACAAAACCAATTTTTTGGTAAAACATGGTTGCCTTATTGAAATAGTAAGCCTCTGAGGTGTAAAGTTCAATGCTATTTATCAAACTGCCAATATCAGCAGAAATCCCAATATTCTCATTAAAAAAATATCTTGCATTGACATAAGGACCGGTTAGTATTTTGAATCCTGTAAGAGAGCCTGTAACGGTACCCGTTGAATTATCCTTAAAATTATTTGATGAGGTACCTGCCAAAACTGGATCGATAAAAGCGTGGCAACCAATTCCAACTCTAACCTCAAAGGTTTTAACCTGTTTAATTTGTTCGGTTAGGCTGACTTTCTTATCTCCTTGTTTTTCGGTAGGTTCCTTTATTATGTTCATCATACTGGCATCCATGGGTTTGGTTTCTATTACATCAAGCTGAATAACAGGGAAATCCTGATACCAGCTTGTTGCTACGCATAGGGCAACATATACACTTCCCTCCTTTCTATCTTTTCTGGTCACTAAGTAGACAAAGTTGTCCCTTATTCGTGTATCAAGGCCAGGTTGCCCATACCTATATGCCCTTGGGGTTGCACTTATGTACTTGCTTAGCCACCCATCGCCCAGTTCTTCTTTATTGGCACTGAAAAGGGTTATAAACCCGTTATTTTTCAAAAACGTTTCATAACTACGGTAAATCTCTAATATCGATCTGTCCTTGGGTGCAGCATAGGTTATTTGAGTCACTTTCCCTTCGAGTTTAAGGCTTTTTTCCAGGGTATCCTTTGACATTTTTCCCAACGGAAGCAAATACTCATTGAACTGTTTCAAATCATAAGTAAGTATGTAGGATCCGGGAAATCTGGAAATCAGGGGATGATCGGCGCTTCCTTTCTCATCTTCCTGAGCTGCTAAATTCCTGCCGTTTATTAGTACTATAAGTATAGCACTAAACAGGTAAACAATCCATTTACATCTCATGATTAATAATTTTTGATTTGTAAGTAATTATTAGTTAACTATCGGAAAATGAAACCAAAAGCTACTAGAATATATATTGATTGAAGATCAATATGAAGCAAATTTACATTTTGCTCCATAGTAAGTCAACTTTTTCCAAACAAAACTGAATTTTAGTTTACAGCTTTTTATGTTTTAAAAGACAAAATCGAGATATTAATGAACCGCCTCTTTAACCCTAAATTGGTTATCCATTTTTGAACATACTTTTTGCCATAATGGCTTAAAGCGTTTACCTTTGTACTATATAATTTTTTGATAAATGGGGATTTAAAGCGGTAATTTTATCCCATTGCCCAATTTGCTAAGTTTTATTGTCAGAACCATTTTAAGGGAACAATACATGACATTCGATACCACACAAACCATAGTTGCCATAGCCACACCGCCAGGAATGGGTGCCATAGCTGTACTCCGTTTAAGCGGTGAACGCTCATTAGAGATTACCAGTTCTGTTTTCCGTCCTGCCAAAAAGGGGAAAAGCCTCAAGGAGCAGAAAGCCTATACCATTCACTACGGCTCCATTATTGATGGCGACCGCGAGGTTGATCAGGTACTGGTTAGCCTTTTCAGGGCGCCTCATAGCTACACGGGCGAGGATGTAGTTGAAATATCGTGCCATGGTTCCACTGTTATCCAACAGCAACTGCTTGAGTTGCTTGTGCGCCATGGCGCACGTCTTGCACAGCCCGGTGAGTTTACATTAAGGGCTTTCATGAATGGTAAAATTGACCTTTCGCAGGCCGAAGCCATTGCCGACCTGATAGCATCTACTAGTGAGACAGCCCGTCGGGTGGCGCTAAACCAGATGCGTGGCGGTATTTCCAACAAGCTGGCAGTACTGAGGAATGAGCTGCTCAGGTTTACCGCTCTTGTTGAACTAGAGCTCGATTTTAGCGAGGAGGATGTAGAGTTTGCTAACCGTGGTGAACTTGAAGCGTTGATAAATAGTATAATTTCAGAAATCGACAAGCTCTCGGCATCGTTCAGTCAGGGTAACGCCATTAAGATGGGTATACCTGTAACCATTGCCGGAAAACCCAACGTGGGTAAATCCACCCTGCTGAACCGCTTGCTAAACGAAGAAAAGGCTATTGTTTCGGAAATTGCAGGAACTACACGCGATGCCATTGAGGATACAATCCACCTGGGCGGAATTAACTTCCGCTTTATCGATACTGCAGGGCTAAGGCAAACCACCGATACGATTGAGAGCATCGGTATTGAAAGGGCTTTTGTAAAAATTGAAAAAGCACGCATAGTGCTTTACCTAGCCGATGCTCAAGCCAACCTTGATGAAATTATTAGCGAGGTTGAGGACTTTGCTACCAAGCTTTCCCCATCGCAAAACTTAATTGTGCTGGTAAACAAGGAGGATAAGTCAACTCAGGCCCATGTTGAGGAGGTACTTTCGGAGCTTACAGGTAAAGGGTTTAGTGCGCTGGCCCTTTCGGCAAAAGCCGGACATAATATTGAGCAATTACAGCAACTACTAATAGCCATGGGTAAAGCCGATATGCCCGAGAACGAGGATGTTGTAGTTACCAGTATTAGACACTACAATGCCTTGCAATCAGCAAGAGCCAGTCTGGTTCAGGTTTTGAATGGCCTACAGGCAAACCTAAGCGGCGATTTGCTTGCCATT from Tenuifilum sp. 4138str includes the following:
- a CDS encoding alanine/glycine:cation symporter family protein, which encodes MNSFLESFDYVIQLYNEYVGGYLILALLVPTGIYYSIRLKFLQVSYFKHAIDLVRGKYSKHDDVGDVSHFKALTTALSATVGTGNIVGVTLAIYFGGPGAVFWLWVTGFFGMMLKMVECTLAQKFRKINADGTVSGGPMYYIEHGLKDKLGVWAKRLAVFFAFAGILCSLGTGNMAQANSISDVLKTSYNIPVLYTGIAISALVFLIVVGGLRRIANVTSKLVPLMAIIYFGSAILVIGVHFADIPSALWLIVKSAFTGHAAVGGFVGSTFFMTMIWGVRRGLFSNEAGQGSAPMAHAAAKTPYPMREGFVASLEPFIDTIVVCTLTALVIIITGVWRVDGAVKGVGMTVAAFQEGLGKIGIGFLARHMVAISLLLFAFSTIISWSYYGTRTAQYIFGDKAIKPYYYVFTLFVFFGSVWGIDLVWHFVDMVITFMSIPNLIALLLLFPVMKAEAEGYLKRLKAGEFNLNRD
- the mnmE gene encoding tRNA uridine-5-carboxymethylaminomethyl(34) synthesis GTPase MnmE; the encoded protein is MTFDTTQTIVAIATPPGMGAIAVLRLSGERSLEITSSVFRPAKKGKSLKEQKAYTIHYGSIIDGDREVDQVLVSLFRAPHSYTGEDVVEISCHGSTVIQQQLLELLVRHGARLAQPGEFTLRAFMNGKIDLSQAEAIADLIASTSETARRVALNQMRGGISNKLAVLRNELLRFTALVELELDFSEEDVEFANRGELEALINSIISEIDKLSASFSQGNAIKMGIPVTIAGKPNVGKSTLLNRLLNEEKAIVSEIAGTTRDAIEDTIHLGGINFRFIDTAGLRQTTDTIESIGIERAFVKIEKARIVLYLADAQANLDEIISEVEDFATKLSPSQNLIVLVNKEDKSTQAHVEEVLSELTGKGFSALALSAKAGHNIEQLQQLLIAMGKADMPENEDVVVTSIRHYNALQSARASLVQVLNGLQANLSGDLLAIDIHQAIDYLGEITGEISNDEVLGFIFSKFCIGK